A stretch of Halichondria panicea chromosome 1, odHalPani1.1, whole genome shotgun sequence DNA encodes these proteins:
- the LOC135349505 gene encoding uncharacterized protein LOC135349505 → MPMGSVIWSVLLLGGCLIVNVSDQTTIRSSLESTNRMYVCPGEIVTYVCIGTGDQIRLSAPPYVTVSLPLSYARRDTLGLGRIGDGPIVSNLISTDSLLMVADLIVQNSSLPEFSVRCTVLSPSDEAVAQHKPSGPPLDVNSPMIGYFSPPNEGTAGVRVNWTPNDENYDPSHFTIQVFDSNTNTAIKSIAISAESNSFEAILAVPFSAPMDVYACVTVTSKCNQTTDGVMTDYIRINKSIKTGYVFWVLLLAATIVLTII, encoded by the exons ATGCCAATG GGATCAGTGATTTGGTCAGTTCTCCTTCTAGGAGGATGTCTGATTGTAAATGTGTCTGATCAGACAACCATTAGGTCGTCTCTGGAATCAACAAACAGAATGTATGTTTGTCCAGGAGAGATTGTTACCTATGTCTGCATTGGAACTGGAGATCAAATTAGGCTATCAGCACCACCATACGTTACTGTGTCCCTTCCTTTGTCGTATGCGCGTAGAGACACTCTCGGATTAGGAAGAATAGGAGATGGCCCTATTGTATCAAATCTAATATCAACTGATTCACTTTTGATGGTAGCAGACTTGATAGTGCAAAATTCTTCATTGCCAGAGTTTTCTGTTCGTTGCACTGTTCTTTCACCTTCTGATGAAGCTGTAGCTCAGCACAAACCTTCAG GTCCTCCTTTAGATGTGAATTCTCCTATGATTGGATATTTTTCCCCACCAAACGAAGGTACGGCTGGTGTGCGAGTTAACTGGACACCTAATGATGAAAATTATGACCCTAGTCACTTCACGATCCAGGTGTTTGACAGTAACACTAACACTGCAATTAAATCCATCGCTATTTCTGCAGAAAGCAATAGTTTTGAAGCAATACTTGCTGTACCCTTTAGTGCTCCCATGGATGTCTACGCATGTGTAACAGTGACGTCCAAGTGTAACCAGACAACCGATGGAGTTATGACGGACTACATTCGGATCAATAAAA GTATAAAGACAGGATACGTGTTCTGGGTACTCCTTCTAGCTGCAACAATTGTCCTAACAATAATCTAG
- the LOC135349858 gene encoding uncharacterized protein LOC135349858 isoform X1 has product MHACLHITAQQPPSPPPPHTCTHNMTHIYKVNKDCQRLYTWDERYYAAEGVRLYSQETWRVVTQTRGVQLVEQRIHKVALGYWGIAIIVIFLAGLAFISVIALILKKKKAKEASQNRVKNIATMRLRLVAGDVSLELLDCHRANGKVSRTYDMICCY; this is encoded by the exons atgcatgcatgtctacacATTACAGCTCAgcaacccccctcccccccccccccacacacatgcacacacaacatgaCACACATATATAAGGTGAACAAGGATTGTCAGAGACTGTATACATGGGACGAACG gtATTATGCGGCTGAAGGTGTGAGGCTCTACTCTCAGGAGACCTGGAGGGTGGTCACACAGACCAGGGGAGTGCAGCTGGTAGAGCAGCGCATCCACaaagtg GCACTGGGCTACTGGGGGATCGCCATTATTGTAATTTTTCTTGCCGGTTTAGCTTTCATTAGTGTAATTGCCCTAATACTAAAAAAG AAAAAAGCAAAGGAAGCCTCACAGAATAGAGTAAAGAACATCGCAA CTATGCGACTAAGACTGGTGGCAGGAGATGTCTCTTTGGAA CTGTTGGATTGTCACCGTGCCAATGGAAAAGTTTCTCGTACCTATGATATGATATGCTGCTATTGA
- the LOC135349858 gene encoding uncharacterized protein LOC135349858 isoform X2, whose amino-acid sequence MYLSLPLRYYAAEGVRLYSQETWRVVTQTRGVQLVEQRIHKVALGYWGIAIIVIFLAGLAFISVIALILKKKKAKEASQNRVKNIATMRLRLVAGDVSLELLDCHRANGKVSRTYDMICCY is encoded by the exons ATGTatctctccctccccctcaggtATTATGCGGCTGAAGGTGTGAGGCTCTACTCTCAGGAGACCTGGAGGGTGGTCACACAGACCAGGGGAGTGCAGCTGGTAGAGCAGCGCATCCACaaagtg GCACTGGGCTACTGGGGGATCGCCATTATTGTAATTTTTCTTGCCGGTTTAGCTTTCATTAGTGTAATTGCCCTAATACTAAAAAAG AAAAAAGCAAAGGAAGCCTCACAGAATAGAGTAAAGAACATCGCAA CTATGCGACTAAGACTGGTGGCAGGAGATGTCTCTTTGGAA CTGTTGGATTGTCACCGTGCCAATGGAAAAGTTTCTCGTACCTATGATATGATATGCTGCTATTGA
- the LOC135342876 gene encoding uncharacterized protein LOC135342876: MSLIKLIGVLLICFLAGFSTVSVERPCPMETVTFTCTAVGDSLRWSPSDATPITILSSTSGLNVPRNASGYTVTLIAFDNDTLTSTLSRTAENGITVFCLTYLVYCLYIYNKLYIDPPGPPSTIRHSISSSSDNDISVSIQWNPPTETGGRDDLTYTVTISAQLSATVLTSTFVTVTAQYNVDYTVSVVATNCAGSSTTVEYNFRIGNYCPVLTNPMNGVFGPTTSSLPGSTVTIQCDAGYVSAVMMVTCEGTLMWNPEPEAIECTSLTTPTPTTLPPQMNCTASLPPPRNGTISGHSVPAIPGTRVVFQCDNGLFPEGIMTATCLATGEWDRNTGEIVCRAALCNYASLSDGSRFDAAVSISVVVTAVVFTIIGLLMGLLIMYLLMRKKAVYSPSAEGQANVGPTVPAGPVYEEVLPKEEIELNTNQAYGPLAISSTVN, translated from the exons ATGTCACTAATAAAGCTCATTGGAGTTCTTctgatttgctttctggctggcttcagcactg tgagtgtggagagaccatgtccaatggaaacagtcactttcacctgcactgcTGTTGGAGATTCCTTGAGATGGTCACCATCAGATGCAACTCCAATCACTATCCTCTCTTCTACCTCTGGTCTCAATGTACCCCGTAATGCATCAGGTTACACTGTGACACTGATTGCATTCGATAACGATACACTAACATCTACTCTGTCAAgaacagcagagaatgggatcactgtgtTCTGTTTGACT TATCTCGTCTAttgtctgtatatatacaataagTTATATATAGATCCACCAGGACCACCTTCCACCATCAGACACTCCATTTCAAGCAGCTCTGACAATGACATTAGTGTAtctatacagtggaaccctcctactgagactggtggtagagatgacctcacctacacagtgaccatctcggcccagctctctgctactgtcctcacatccacctttgtcactgtgactgctcaatacaatgtggactacactgtcagtgttgtggctaccaactgtgctgggagCAGTACAACTGTTGAGTACAACTTTAGGATTG GCAATTACTGTCCTGTGTTGACCAACCCCATGAATGGAGTGTTTGGACCAACTACCAGCAGTTTGCCAGGATCCACAgtaaccatccagtgtgatGCTGGGTATGTGTCAGCTGTTATGatggtgacatgtgagggtACACTGATGTGGAATCCAGAAcctgaggctattgagtgtacatcactaaccacacctactcccACAACTC TCCCCCCTCAAATGAATTGCACAGCTTCACTACCACCACCACGGAATGGCACCATCAGTGGTCATTCAGTACCAGCTATTCCCGGTACGCGAGTGGTCTttcagtgtgacaatggactgtTCCCTGAGGGTATAATGACTGCCACCTGTCTAGCTACAGGAGAGTGGGATAGGAACACGGGGGAGATTGTCTGCAGAG CTGCTCTTTGTAATTACGCCAGCCTATCTGATGGGAGTCGATTTGATGCAGCTGTCTCCATCAGCGTGGTTGTCACGGCAGTTGTGTTCACCATCATTGGATTATTGATGGGACTCTTGATCATGTATTTGCTCAtgcgtaagaaggcagtgtactcCCCGTCAGCTGAAGGTCAAGCTAATGTAGGACCCACTgtaccagctggtcctgtttatgaagaggtgttacccaaagaggagattgaactgaacactaaccaggctTACGGACCATTAGCAATTTCATCAACAGTTAATTAA
- the LOC135348834 gene encoding complement receptor type 1-like translates to MFHKAQYSVSVERPCPMETVIFTCTAPGDFLRWVPSDVSAPITILSTADLNVPQETQPGYTLTLIAFSSTTLTSTLSRIAENGITVSCVGFDPTLNTIGSATIQLVEPPGPPSSKRHSILRISANAVNVSVQWNPPTETGGRDDLTYTVTISPPAQLSAVVLTSTSVTVTAQYNVDYTVSVVATNCAGNSTAAAYNFRIGGCPVLNGAFGPTTSRLPGSTATIQCDAGYVSAVTMVTCEDTLMWSPNPDIECTLQTTPSPIPFPPMNCTAPLSLPRNGTISDHSIPAIPGTQVTFQCDNGLFPEAIMNVTCLATGEWDKIPGEIVCRNESISCVLPAPPLNGALLNTTSQNTNLIEGSVITFQCDPGFSLVGATTATCNNSGLWDPDLALLECSLTATTLSTVVTVAIGVTTTFIVSTLFLAGLLVMYLFMRKKAVYFTRKIALSVVEPTKPVGPVYEEVLPKKDIELNTNQAYRPVGPPKEDIELHTNQAYGPLGL, encoded by the exons ATGTTTCATAAAgcacaatattcagtgagtgtggagagaccatgtccaatggaaacagtcatTTTCACCTGCACTGCTCCTGGAGATTTCTTGAGATGGGTACCATCAGATGTTTCTGCTCCAATCACTATCCTCTCTACTGCTGATCTCAATGTACCACAAGAAACGCAGCCAGGTTACACTTTGACACTGATTGCATTCAGTAGCACTACATTAACATCTACTCTGTCAAGAATAGCAGAGAATGGGATCACAGTGTCCTGTGTGGGGTTTGATCCTACTTTAAATACTATAGGATCTGCAACAATCCAATTAGTTG AACCACCAGGACCACCTTCCAGCAAAAGACACTCGATTCTGAGGATCTCAGCCAATGCAGTCAATGTatctgtacagtggaaccctcctactgagactggtggtagagatgacctcacctacacagtgaccatcTCACCTCCGGCCCAGCTCTCCGCTGttgtcctcacatccacctctgtcactgtgactgctcaatacaatgtggactacactgtcagtgttgtggctaccaactgtgctgggaacagtacagCAGCTGCCTACAATTTTAGAATCG GTGGCTGTCCTGTGTTGAATGGAGCGTTTGGACCAACCACCAGCAGATTGCCAGGATCTACAGCAACCATCCAGTGTGACGCTGGGTATGTGTCTGCTGTTACAATGGTGACATGTGAGGAtacactgatgtggagtccaAACCCCGATATTGAGTGTACATTGCAAACCACACCTTCTCCTATACCGT TCCCTCCGATGAACTGCACAGCTCCTCTATCCCTACCAAGGAATGGCACCATCAGTGATCATTCCATACCAGCTATTCCCGGTACACAAGTGACCttccagtgtgacaatggactatTCCCTGAGGCCATAATGAATGTCACTTGTCTAGCTACAGGAGAGTGGGACAAGATCCCAGGGGAGATCGTCTGCAGAAATGAGTCTA TTTCGTGTGTCCTGCCTGCCCCTCCACTCAATGGAGCTTTACTCAACACCACGTCTCAGAATACTAACCTAATAGAGGGCTCAGTTATTACCTTCCAATGTGATCCTGGGTTCTCACTGGTGGGTGCAACGACTGCCACTTGTAACAACTCTGGTCTCTGGGATCCTGACCTGGCTCTGTTGGAGTGTT CTCTGACTGCTACCACCCTATCAACTGTTGTAACTGTTGCCATCGGTGTTACTACTACTTTCATTGTGTCTACTCTATTTCTCGctggactcctagtgatgtACTTGTTTAtgcgtaagaaggcagtgtactTCACAAGAAAAATAGCATTATCTGTTGTAGAACCCACTAAACcagttggtcctgtttatgaggaggtgttaCCCAAAAAGGAtattgaactgaacactaaccaggcgtacAGACCAGTAGGACCACCCAAAGAGGATATTGAACTACatactaaccaggcgtatggaccattagGACTGTGA
- the LOC135349016 gene encoding uncharacterized protein LOC135349016, with protein MFHKAQYSVSVERPCPMETVTFTCTAIGDSLIWDLPGNRITVLTTSDPLVMQSGYTVTLIAFDNDTLTSTLSRTAENGITVSCLEIVSTLTTIGSSTIRLVDPPGPPSAVRHFILSSSANKVSVSVQWNPTTETGGRDDPTYTVTISPPAQLSATVFTSISVTVTAQYNVDYTVSVVATNCAGNSTTAEYNFRIGNCPVLTNPINGAFGPVSNRLSGSTVTIQCDAGYVSAVTMVTCEGTLMWSPDPEAIECTLLTTSTPTTPPPINCTASLSSPRNGIISDHSVPAIPGTQVTLHCDDELFPEGIMTATCLATGKWDEEIVCRAAPCNCASLSDGSRFDSAVSISVVVTTVAFTIIGLLIGLLIMYLLMRKKAVYSPAAKGQANYNVGPTVPAGPVYEEVSPKEEIELNTNQAYGPVGL; from the exons ATGTTTCATAAAGcccaatattcagtgagtgtggagagaccatgtccaatggaaacagtcacttttACCTGCACTGCTATTGGAGATTCCTTGATATGGGACCTGCCTGGAAATCGTATCACTGTCCTCACCACCTCTGATCCACTAGTAATGCAGTCAGGCTACACTGTGACACTGATTGCATTTGATAACGATACATTAACTTCTACTCTATCAAgaacagcagagaatgggatcactgtgtcATGCTTGGAGATTGTGTCTACTCTAACCACTATAGGATCTTCAACAATCCGTTTGGTTG atccACCAGGACCACCTTCTGCTGTAAGACATTTTATTTTGAGCAGCTCAGCCAATAAAGTCAGTGTatctgtacagtggaaccctactactgagactggtggtagagatgacccCACTTACACAGTGACCATCTCACCTCCGGCCCAGCTCTCTGCTACTGTCTTCACATCCatctctgtcactgtgactgctcaatacaatgtggactacactgtcagtgttgtggctaccaattgtgctgggaacagtacaactGCTGAGTACAACTTTAGGATTG GTAACTGTCCTGTGTTGACCAACCCTATTAATGGAGCCTTTGGACCAGTCTCCAACAGATTATCAGGATCCACAgtaaccatccagtgtgaCGCTGGATATGTGTCTGCTGTTACGatggtgacatgtgagggtacactaatgtggagtccagaccctgaggctattgagtgtacatTACTAACCACATCTACTCCCACAACTC CTCCTCCAATAAACTGCACAGCTTCACTATCCTCACCAAGGAATGGCATTATCAGTGATCATTCAGTACCAGCTATTCCCGGCACACAAGTTACCCTCCATTGTGACGATGAACTGTTCCCTGAGGGAATAATGACTGCTACCTGTCTAGCTACAGGAAAGTGGGACGAGGAGATCGTCTGCAGAG CTGCTCCTTGTAATTGTGCCAGCCTATCTGATGGGAGTCGATTTGATTCAGCTGTCTCCATCAGCGTGGTTGTCACGACAGTTGCGTTCACAATTATTGGATTGTTGATAGGACTCTTGATCATGTATTTGCTCAtgcgtaagaaggcagtgtactcCCCGGCAGCTAAAGGACAAGCTAATTATAATGTAGGACCCACTgtaccagctggtcctgtttatgaggaggtgtcacctaaagaggagattgaactgaatactaaccaggcgtatggaccagtaggactgtga